A single window of Rhodococcus jostii RHA1 DNA harbors:
- the ruvC gene encoding crossover junction endodeoxyribonuclease RuvC, with protein sequence MRVLGVDPGLTRCGFGVVDGGGGRTVTPIAVDVVRTPADLELSSRLLRISEAAESWIDLHRPEVVAIERVFSQHNVRTAMGTAQAGGVVALAAARRGIPVCFHTPSEVKAAVTGSGSADKAQVTAMVTRILKLAAAPKPADAADALALAICHCWRAPMIERMARAEAAAAEQKRRYQARLAEVKKAGTR encoded by the coding sequence GTGCGTGTGCTGGGTGTGGATCCCGGTCTGACCCGGTGCGGATTCGGAGTGGTGGACGGCGGCGGCGGCCGCACCGTCACCCCGATCGCCGTCGACGTGGTCCGGACCCCGGCAGACCTCGAGTTGTCCTCCAGGCTGCTGCGTATCTCCGAAGCGGCCGAATCGTGGATCGATCTGCACAGGCCCGAGGTCGTGGCGATCGAGCGGGTATTCTCCCAGCACAACGTGCGCACCGCGATGGGCACCGCGCAGGCGGGTGGCGTGGTCGCCCTCGCCGCCGCGCGCCGCGGCATCCCCGTGTGTTTCCATACCCCCAGCGAGGTCAAGGCTGCCGTCACGGGGAGTGGCTCGGCAGACAAAGCTCAGGTGACGGCGATGGTGACGCGCATCCTCAAACTGGCGGCCGCACCCAAACCGGCCGACGCGGCGGACGCGCTGGCGCTGGCGATCTGCCATTGCTGGCGGGCGCCGATGATCGAACGCATGGCCCGCGCCGAAGCCGCGGCCGCCGAACAGAAACGTCGCTACCAGGCCCGACTGGCCGAAGTGAAGAAGGCAGGTACACGATGA
- the ruvA gene encoding Holliday junction branch migration protein RuvA — protein sequence MIASVRGEVLEIALDHAVIESAGVGYRVNATPATLGGLQRGSEARLVTAMIVREDSMTLYGFPDSESKELFGLLQTVSGVGPRLAMATLAVLEPDALRAALAEGNVTALTRVPGIGKRGAERMVVELRDKVDAVASTSGAVPLGAGGGGSVRDQIVEALVGLGFPAKQAEQAADSVLAEAPESTTSTALRSALSLLGKTR from the coding sequence ATGATCGCGTCCGTCCGCGGCGAGGTGCTCGAGATCGCCCTCGACCATGCGGTGATCGAATCCGCCGGAGTCGGCTACCGCGTGAACGCGACGCCGGCCACCCTCGGCGGACTGCAACGGGGATCCGAGGCCCGGCTGGTCACGGCGATGATCGTCCGCGAGGACTCGATGACGCTGTACGGCTTCCCCGACTCGGAGTCCAAGGAGTTGTTCGGGCTGCTCCAGACGGTGTCGGGAGTCGGCCCCCGCCTGGCGATGGCCACCCTCGCCGTCCTCGAACCCGACGCGCTGCGGGCGGCACTGGCCGAGGGCAACGTCACGGCACTCACGCGGGTGCCGGGCATCGGCAAGCGCGGGGCGGAGCGGATGGTCGTCGAACTGCGCGACAAGGTGGACGCGGTCGCGTCCACGTCCGGGGCGGTGCCGCTCGGTGCGGGCGGCGGCGGGTCGGTCCGCGACCAGATCGTCGAAGCCCTCGTCGGGCTCGGATTCCCGGCCAAGCAGGCCGAGCAGGCCGCCGACTCCGTCCTCGCAGAGGCGCCCGAGTCGACCACCTCCACGGCGCTGCGCTCCGCCCTCTCGCTGCTCGGGAAGACCAGATGA
- the ruvB gene encoding Holliday junction branch migration DNA helicase RuvB codes for MNPEPGGDYDEESPVSADLVAGDGDIEASLRPKNLHDFIGQPRVREQLQLVLTGAKMRGGTPDHILLSGPPGLGKTSMAMIIAAELGSSLRLTSGPALERAGDLAAMLSNLVEGDVLFIDEIHRIARPAEEMLYLAMEDFRVDVVVGKGPGATSIPLEVAPFTLVGATTRSGALTGPLRDRFGFTAHMDFYEPAELQQILMRSAGILGVQLGEEAGAEIANRSRGTPRIANRLLRRVRDYAEVRADGVVTREIAHAALAVYDVDQLGLDRLDRSVLSALVRSFGGGPVGVSTLAVAVGEEPATVEEVCEPFLVRAGMIARTPRGRVATAAAWTQLGLTPPPDAVTGGIEVRVNEPQASLFDPQDP; via the coding sequence ATGAATCCCGAACCCGGGGGCGACTACGACGAGGAGTCCCCGGTCTCGGCCGATCTCGTCGCCGGCGACGGCGACATCGAGGCCAGCCTGCGCCCGAAGAACCTCCACGACTTCATCGGGCAACCGCGGGTCAGGGAGCAGTTGCAGCTCGTCCTGACCGGCGCCAAGATGCGCGGCGGCACCCCCGACCACATCCTCCTCTCGGGCCCGCCCGGCCTGGGAAAGACCAGCATGGCGATGATCATCGCCGCCGAACTGGGCTCGTCGCTGAGGCTGACGTCGGGTCCGGCGCTGGAACGGGCGGGCGACCTGGCCGCGATGCTGAGCAATCTCGTCGAGGGCGACGTGCTGTTCATCGACGAGATCCACCGCATCGCCCGGCCGGCCGAAGAGATGCTCTACCTCGCGATGGAAGACTTCCGGGTCGACGTCGTGGTCGGCAAGGGCCCCGGCGCCACGTCCATTCCCCTCGAGGTCGCACCGTTCACCCTGGTAGGGGCCACCACTCGCTCGGGGGCGCTCACCGGGCCGCTGCGCGACCGATTCGGGTTCACCGCCCACATGGACTTCTACGAACCCGCGGAACTGCAGCAGATCCTCATGCGATCGGCTGGCATTCTCGGCGTGCAACTCGGCGAGGAGGCCGGCGCCGAGATCGCAAACAGGTCCAGAGGCACGCCCCGCATCGCGAACCGCCTCCTCCGCCGTGTCCGCGACTACGCCGAGGTCCGGGCGGACGGCGTCGTCACCCGCGAGATCGCCCACGCCGCTCTCGCCGTCTACGACGTCGACCAGCTGGGACTCGACCGCCTCGACCGGTCCGTCCTCAGCGCCCTCGTGCGCAGCTTCGGCGGCGGCCCGGTCGGAGTGTCCACCCTGGCCGTCGCGGTGGGTGAGGAACCCGCCACCGTCGAGGAGGTGTGTGAGCCCTTCCTCGTCCGCGCCGGAATGATCGCCCGGACACCCCGCGGCCGTGTCGCCACGGCCGCCGCGTGGACGCAACTGGGCCTGACCCCGCCGCCGGACGCTGTGACCGGCGGAATCGAGGTCCGCGTCAACGAACCGCAGGCATCCCTGTTCGATCCGCAAGACCCCTGA
- the yajC gene encoding preprotein translocase subunit YajC — MDFLFPLLILALLVPMFLGIRRQKKEAAKVTALQDSLSVGDRILTTAGLHGTVVALGDETIDLEIAPGVVTTWSRLVVREQIVDAPLQGSGSIDHESIDAEAPATDIVREDRENGGDTPPRLNKD; from the coding sequence ATGGATTTTCTCTTCCCGCTCCTGATTCTGGCGCTGCTCGTCCCCATGTTCCTGGGGATCCGCCGACAGAAGAAGGAGGCGGCCAAGGTGACCGCTCTGCAGGACTCGCTCTCGGTCGGTGACCGCATCCTCACGACTGCCGGTCTGCACGGCACCGTCGTCGCACTCGGCGACGAGACGATCGACCTCGAGATCGCTCCCGGCGTGGTCACCACGTGGTCGCGTCTCGTCGTCCGCGAGCAGATCGTCGACGCCCCGCTGCAGGGCAGCGGTTCCATCGACCACGAGTCGATCGACGCCGAGGCCCCCGCCACCGACATCGTCCGCGAGGATCGTGAGAACGGCGGCGACACCCCGCCGCGCCTGAACAAGGATTGA
- the secD gene encoding protein translocase subunit SecD, with protein MAPSTGSVHPVRYLTVFAVLVAVLYALVFFTGDKSATPKLGIDLQGGTRVTLTARTPDGSKPTPDSLRQAQEIIETRVNGLGVSGSEVVIDGDNLVITVPGDDSAQARSLGQTARLYVRPVQTSQAAAPAGTQAPAAGGTPAQAPAGTETPAPQNRPFPAQDPSTSPEPTPTAEPAPADASGTETAEAADEIAAARATRQSTDPAVQQQAMATLDCSVPDPLRGNDDPALPLVACSTDGQAVYLLEPAIIDGQEIADATSGYNSQQSRHEVSLTFKSEGSNTWATFTSQNIGKQAAFTLDSKVVSAPVVQGATPAGSSTSITGSFSAESAKELANTLKYGSLPLSFAASEAETVSATLGLASLEAGLIAGLVGLVLVLLYCLLYYRMLGVLTALSLVLSGVMVYAIMVLLGRYINFTLDLAGIAGLIIGIGMTADSFVVFFERIKDEMREGRSFRSAVPRGWARARRTILSGNAVSFIAAAVLYILAVGQVRGFAFTLGLTTILDVVVVFLVTWPLVHLASKSPFWSKPGVNGLGAVQQIAKERKAAAASAKESRV; from the coding sequence GTGGCACCTTCCACAGGATCGGTGCATCCCGTCCGCTACCTCACCGTTTTCGCGGTGCTCGTGGCGGTTCTGTATGCCCTGGTGTTCTTCACCGGCGACAAGTCCGCGACACCCAAGCTGGGCATCGACCTGCAAGGGGGGACCCGAGTCACCCTCACCGCACGCACCCCGGACGGCAGCAAGCCGACGCCGGACAGCCTGCGGCAGGCCCAGGAGATCATCGAGACCCGTGTGAACGGACTCGGCGTGTCCGGCTCCGAGGTGGTCATCGACGGCGACAACCTCGTCATCACCGTCCCCGGCGACGACAGCGCGCAGGCGCGTTCGCTCGGCCAGACGGCGCGCTTGTACGTCCGTCCCGTCCAGACGTCCCAGGCCGCGGCCCCAGCCGGCACGCAGGCACCTGCCGCCGGTGGGACGCCGGCCCAGGCTCCCGCCGGAACCGAGACTCCCGCGCCCCAGAACCGGCCGTTCCCGGCTCAGGATCCGTCCACCTCTCCCGAGCCGACTCCGACGGCGGAGCCGGCGCCCGCCGACGCGTCCGGCACCGAGACTGCCGAGGCGGCCGACGAGATCGCAGCCGCGCGGGCCACGCGCCAGAGCACCGACCCGGCCGTGCAGCAGCAGGCCATGGCGACGCTCGACTGCAGCGTGCCCGACCCGCTGCGCGGCAACGACGACCCGGCCCTACCGCTCGTCGCGTGCTCCACCGACGGCCAGGCCGTGTACCTGCTCGAACCGGCGATCATCGACGGGCAGGAGATCGCCGACGCGACGTCCGGCTACAACTCCCAGCAGTCGCGGCACGAGGTGAGCCTGACGTTCAAGTCCGAGGGCAGCAACACCTGGGCCACGTTCACGTCGCAGAACATCGGCAAGCAGGCCGCGTTCACACTCGACTCCAAGGTGGTGAGCGCACCGGTCGTCCAGGGCGCGACACCCGCAGGTAGCTCGACGTCGATCACCGGCTCGTTCTCCGCGGAAAGCGCGAAGGAACTCGCGAACACCCTCAAGTACGGCTCGCTACCGCTGTCGTTCGCGGCGTCCGAGGCGGAGACCGTGTCGGCGACGCTGGGGCTCGCCTCTCTGGAGGCCGGTCTCATCGCCGGACTGGTGGGTCTGGTCCTGGTGCTGCTCTACTGCCTCCTCTACTACCGCATGCTCGGGGTGCTCACCGCGTTGTCGCTGGTGCTGTCCGGTGTGATGGTCTACGCGATCATGGTGCTGCTCGGCCGGTACATCAACTTCACCCTCGACCTCGCGGGCATCGCCGGTCTGATCATCGGTATCGGTATGACCGCCGACTCGTTCGTGGTGTTCTTCGAGAGAATCAAGGACGAGATGCGGGAGGGACGCAGTTTCCGGTCCGCGGTACCGCGCGGCTGGGCCCGTGCGCGCCGGACCATCCTGTCCGGTAACGCGGTCAGCTTCATCGCCGCCGCGGTGCTGTACATCCTCGCGGTCGGGCAGGTGCGCGGCTTCGCGTTCACCCTCGGCCTGACCACCATCCTCGATGTCGTCGTGGTGTTCCTGGTGACGTGGCCGCTGGTCCACCTGGCCTCGAAGTCGCCGTTCTGGTCGAAGCCCGGTGTCAACGGACTGGGTGCCGTGCAGCAGATCGCCAAGGAACGCAAGGCTGCCGCAGCGTCGGCGAAGGAGTCACGAGTATGA
- the secF gene encoding protein translocase subunit SecF, producing the protein MSESTTSRSASQTDPESSLSDSGVNQSSMPQHSLLSRLYTGTGAFEVVGRRRFYYILTGTIVLISLLSILVRGFTLGIDFEGGSRIQFPAGGGVETAQVEEVYSEALGMDPVSVQTVGSGSSATVQIRSEALDAAQVVTLQNALYDEFQPKDSDGNVSKNVISVADVSETWGGQITQKALIALLVFLVIVSVYIAVRFERDMAIAAIVALFFDIAVTAGVYSLVGFEVTPATVIGLLTILGFSLYDSVVVFDKVEENTRGILHLTRRTYAEQANLAINQTLMRSINTTLISVLPVLALMVVAVWMLGVGTLKDLALVQLVGIIVGAYSSIFFATPLLVTLKERWGPVAAHTRKVLARRATLAQGGAPKAGTPAAEVAASTADTAVPRRRSAATAPTPGSRPTGKRNKKRH; encoded by the coding sequence ATGAGCGAATCGACCACGTCCCGGTCTGCGTCGCAGACAGACCCCGAGTCTTCGCTGTCCGATTCGGGCGTCAACCAGTCGTCGATGCCCCAGCACAGCCTGCTGTCGCGGCTGTACACCGGAACCGGCGCCTTCGAGGTCGTCGGGCGTCGCCGCTTCTACTACATCCTGACCGGCACGATCGTGCTGATCTCGTTGCTGAGCATCCTCGTCCGCGGGTTCACCCTCGGTATCGATTTCGAGGGTGGTTCGCGGATCCAGTTCCCCGCCGGCGGCGGGGTGGAGACCGCGCAGGTGGAGGAGGTCTACTCCGAGGCGCTCGGCATGGACCCCGTCTCGGTGCAGACGGTGGGCTCGGGTTCGAGCGCGACCGTGCAGATCCGCTCCGAGGCACTCGACGCGGCGCAGGTGGTGACGCTGCAAAACGCGTTGTACGACGAGTTCCAGCCGAAGGACAGCGACGGCAACGTCAGCAAGAACGTGATCAGCGTCGCCGACGTCAGCGAGACGTGGGGCGGGCAGATCACCCAGAAGGCGCTGATCGCGCTGCTTGTGTTCCTGGTGATCGTGAGCGTGTACATCGCCGTCCGGTTCGAGCGGGACATGGCGATCGCCGCGATCGTCGCGCTGTTCTTCGACATCGCCGTCACCGCCGGCGTGTATTCGCTGGTCGGCTTCGAGGTGACCCCGGCGACCGTCATCGGCCTGCTGACGATTCTCGGTTTCTCGCTCTACGACTCGGTGGTGGTGTTCGACAAGGTCGAGGAGAACACACGCGGGATTCTGCACCTGACCCGTCGCACCTACGCCGAGCAGGCGAACCTGGCGATCAACCAGACGCTGATGCGGTCCATCAACACCACCCTGATCAGCGTCTTGCCGGTGCTCGCGCTGATGGTGGTCGCGGTCTGGATGCTTGGTGTCGGAACGCTGAAGGACCTGGCGCTGGTGCAGCTCGTGGGCATCATCGTCGGCGCCTACTCGTCGATCTTCTTCGCGACACCCCTGCTGGTCACGTTGAAGGAGCGGTGGGGTCCGGTCGCCGCGCACACGCGAAAGGTCCTCGCTCGCCGCGCGACCCTGGCACAGGGCGGTGCGCCGAAGGCCGGCACCCCGGCCGCCGAGGTCGCCGCGTCCACGGCGGACACCGCCGTCCCGCGCCGCCGGTCGGCGGCGACCGCACCCACACCGGGCTCACGTCCCACCGGGAAGCGCAACAAGAAGAGGCACTGA
- a CDS encoding ABC transporter substrate-binding protein: MPASHSTRRGAQTRRGRTAAVSGAGLLATVLLAGSLVGCSEEGEQIPSIGYAIDNTITTYNGNSVAGAVSGARQAFARVLPGFNYTGPEGGPVADTDIGTANAMPGDALTIQYKLNPNSVYSDGVPMSCDDLVLTWAANSGRFPMFDAASTAGYSDIDRIDCQTGSKDAVVTFKAGRNFTDWKSLFGATSMMPAHVVASAAGVPDVVAAVQNSDAEALTRVADFWNNGWTMAPGDLDLAKFPASGPYKVESFSEDEGLVLVANDRWWGNRPATSRIVVWPKSSDVSARIGDGSVEVVDVAAGSAPDLDLGGFDVTEVPSRSVEQFVLSTSGLFENAAGRRAFAACLPREELASKFGIAAESDEAGGASGGPVDTRVTAPDSLVHQTVAGAVGGRYETADTAAATDALADTGNTSATVRVGYLGPNPRRAEIVAAVAAACAPAGITVQDVASPEFTPSMLRDGQVDVVLAGTASAPGAAGTAAATTAMYALRSGIRSNFGDYSNGRVDQIVDQLSVDSLTATQLSLSTEAENILWSDVPTVPLFDQPRTVAFATGLQAGAVNPTRSGAGWNMDRWVLHR; this comes from the coding sequence ATGCCCGCATCGCACAGCACCCGGCGCGGTGCGCAGACCCGACGCGGCCGTACTGCGGCCGTGTCGGGTGCCGGCCTCCTCGCGACCGTGCTCCTCGCCGGCTCGCTCGTCGGATGTTCCGAGGAGGGCGAGCAGATCCCGTCGATCGGGTACGCCATCGACAACACGATCACCACGTACAACGGCAACAGCGTCGCGGGTGCGGTGTCGGGGGCGCGTCAGGCGTTCGCGCGGGTGCTGCCCGGGTTCAACTACACGGGACCGGAAGGCGGACCGGTGGCCGACACGGACATCGGTACCGCCAACGCGATGCCCGGGGATGCTCTGACGATCCAGTACAAGCTCAATCCCAACTCCGTCTACTCCGACGGCGTGCCGATGTCCTGCGACGATCTGGTGCTGACGTGGGCGGCGAACAGTGGCCGTTTCCCGATGTTCGATGCGGCGAGTACGGCCGGCTACTCGGACATCGACCGGATCGACTGCCAGACCGGCTCGAAGGATGCCGTCGTCACGTTCAAGGCGGGACGGAATTTCACCGACTGGAAGTCGTTGTTCGGCGCGACGTCGATGATGCCGGCGCACGTGGTCGCCAGCGCCGCCGGCGTGCCCGACGTCGTGGCCGCCGTACAGAATTCGGACGCGGAAGCGTTGACGCGCGTCGCGGACTTCTGGAACAACGGATGGACGATGGCACCTGGCGACCTCGACCTCGCCAAGTTCCCCGCGTCCGGCCCCTACAAGGTCGAATCGTTCTCCGAGGACGAGGGCCTCGTGCTGGTGGCCAACGACCGGTGGTGGGGGAACCGTCCGGCCACCTCGCGGATCGTGGTGTGGCCCAAGTCTTCCGACGTGAGCGCGCGGATCGGTGACGGTTCGGTCGAGGTCGTCGACGTCGCCGCGGGATCGGCGCCCGATCTGGACCTCGGCGGGTTCGACGTGACGGAGGTGCCGTCGCGCAGCGTCGAGCAGTTCGTCCTGTCCACCTCGGGCCTGTTCGAGAACGCAGCCGGACGGCGGGCGTTCGCGGCGTGCCTGCCCCGGGAGGAGCTGGCGTCGAAGTTCGGGATCGCCGCGGAGTCGGACGAGGCAGGTGGAGCGTCCGGGGGCCCGGTCGACACGCGGGTCACCGCCCCCGACAGTCTCGTTCACCAGACGGTGGCCGGTGCCGTCGGCGGCCGGTACGAGACGGCGGACACGGCAGCGGCGACGGACGCTCTGGCCGACACCGGCAACACGTCGGCGACGGTCCGCGTCGGATATCTCGGTCCGAACCCGCGCCGCGCCGAGATCGTGGCGGCCGTGGCGGCGGCGTGTGCCCCAGCCGGTATCACCGTGCAGGACGTCGCGTCGCCCGAGTTCACCCCGTCCATGCTGCGCGACGGGCAGGTGGATGTGGTCCTCGCGGGCACGGCCTCCGCTCCCGGCGCCGCGGGCACGGCAGCGGCCACCACCGCGATGTACGCCCTCCGCAGCGGAATCCGATCGAACTTCGGGGACTACAGCAACGGCCGTGTCGATCAGATCGTCGATCAACTCTCGGTCGACAGCTTGACCGCCACCCAGCTGTCGCTGTCGACGGAGGCGGAGAACATCCTGTGGTCGGACGTGCCCACGGTGCCGCTGTTCGATCAGCCGCGGACCGTCGCGTTCGCAACAGGTTTGCAGGCGGGAGCAGTCAATCCGACGCGATCGGGCGCCGGCTGGAACATGGACAGGTGGGTTCTGCACAGGTGA
- a CDS encoding adenine phosphoribosyltransferase produces the protein MIDHSSARDAVTRLTRWADDFPQPGVRFADLTPVFSDADGFRVVVDALAACAPEADVIAAVDARGFLLGGGVARELGSGVVAVRKSGKLPPPVLSQSYTLEYGTATLEIPAGSIGLDGRSVLVVDDVLATGGTLDATARLVESAGARVIGVAVVLEIAALGGRERLGKYPLTSLVTV, from the coding sequence GTGATCGACCATTCTTCGGCCCGTGACGCCGTCACCCGGCTCACCCGATGGGCCGACGACTTTCCGCAACCCGGGGTGCGGTTCGCCGACCTGACGCCGGTTTTTTCCGATGCGGACGGTTTCCGTGTCGTCGTCGACGCGCTCGCCGCCTGCGCCCCGGAGGCGGATGTGATTGCCGCCGTCGACGCCCGAGGGTTCCTCCTCGGCGGCGGCGTCGCCCGGGAACTGGGCTCCGGTGTGGTGGCCGTGCGGAAGTCGGGCAAACTGCCGCCGCCGGTGCTGTCGCAGTCGTACACCCTCGAATACGGTACGGCCACGCTGGAGATTCCGGCCGGCTCGATCGGTCTGGACGGGCGCTCCGTGCTCGTCGTCGACGACGTGCTGGCCACCGGTGGAACCCTCGACGCCACGGCGCGACTGGTGGAATCCGCAGGTGCCCGGGTGATCGGTGTCGCCGTGGTCCTGGAGATCGCCGCGCTGGGCGGTCGGGAGCGGCTCGGAAAGTACCCGCTCACGTCCCTCGTCACGGTCTGA
- a CDS encoding RelA/SpoT family protein, producing the protein MTSNLDRSQNTGSTSSAQSDAESPAANPASGNNRGAQGFAVPASASRRVRARLARRITGQRNTTIRPVLEPLVSLHRELYPKADLALLQRAYDVAEERHASQRRKSGDPYITHPLAVASILAELGMDTTTLVAALLHDTVEDTGYSLEQLTDEFGEEVAHLVDGVTKLDKVVLGNAAEGETIRKMIIAMARDPRVLVIKVADRLHNMRTMRFLPPEKQARKARETLEVIAPLAHRLGMATVKWELEDLSFAILHPKKYDEIVRLVADRAPSRDTYLAKVRAEINATLTASRINAVVEGRPKHYWSIYQKMIVKGRDFDDIHDLVGVRILCDEVRDCYAAVGVVHSLWQPMAGRFKDYIAQPRYGVYQSLHTTVVGPEGKPLEVQIRTHDMHRTAEFGIAAHWRYKESKGRHSGDVAEVDDMAWMRQLLDWQREAADPGEFLESLRYDLAVKEIFVFTPKGDVVTLPAGSTPVDFAYAVHTEVGHRCIGARVNGRLVALERKLENGEVVEVFTSKAVNAGPSRDWQTFVVSPRAKTKIRQWFAKERREEALEAGKDAIAKEVRRVGLPLQRLMNAESMASIAHELHYTDVSMLYTAVGESHVSAQHVVQRLVAHLGGVGDVEEELAERSTPSTMPMRPRSTGDAGVLVPGAEGTVAKLAKCCTPVPGDEIMGFVTRGGAVSVHRTDCTNAGSLQEQSERIIAVKWAPSPSSVFLVAIQIEALDRHRLLSDVTKALADEKVNILSASVTTSGDRVAISKFTFEMGDPKHLGHVLNVVRNVEGVYDVYRVTSAA; encoded by the coding sequence ATGACTTCGAATCTTGATCGGTCGCAGAACACGGGATCAACCTCGTCTGCGCAATCCGATGCCGAGTCACCTGCAGCGAACCCGGCTTCCGGTAACAACCGTGGAGCACAGGGATTCGCCGTTCCGGCGTCCGCATCGCGCCGGGTACGAGCGCGACTCGCCCGGCGCATCACGGGTCAACGGAACACGACCATCCGGCCGGTTCTCGAACCTCTCGTCAGCCTGCATCGTGAGCTCTATCCCAAGGCGGACCTGGCGCTGCTGCAGCGCGCCTACGACGTCGCGGAGGAGCGGCACGCGAGCCAGCGCCGCAAGTCGGGCGACCCGTATATCACGCATCCGCTCGCCGTCGCCAGCATCCTCGCGGAACTGGGAATGGACACGACCACGCTGGTCGCGGCCCTGCTCCACGACACCGTCGAAGACACCGGGTATTCCCTCGAGCAGTTGACCGACGAGTTCGGCGAAGAGGTCGCCCACCTCGTCGACGGCGTCACCAAACTCGACAAGGTGGTGCTCGGCAACGCCGCCGAGGGCGAGACCATCCGCAAGATGATCATCGCGATGGCCCGCGACCCCCGTGTGCTGGTGATCAAGGTCGCCGACCGGCTCCACAACATGCGGACCATGCGGTTCCTGCCGCCCGAGAAGCAGGCCCGCAAGGCCCGCGAAACCCTCGAGGTAATCGCACCTCTGGCCCACCGGCTGGGCATGGCGACCGTGAAGTGGGAACTCGAGGACCTGTCCTTCGCGATCCTGCATCCCAAGAAGTACGACGAAATCGTGCGGCTCGTCGCCGATCGGGCGCCGTCCCGCGACACCTACCTCGCGAAGGTGCGTGCGGAGATCAACGCGACCCTGACGGCGTCGCGCATCAACGCCGTCGTCGAGGGCAGGCCCAAGCACTACTGGTCGATCTACCAGAAGATGATCGTCAAGGGCCGCGACTTCGACGACATCCACGACCTGGTCGGTGTGCGGATCCTGTGCGACGAGGTCCGCGACTGCTACGCGGCCGTCGGCGTCGTCCATTCGCTGTGGCAGCCGATGGCGGGCCGGTTCAAGGACTACATCGCACAGCCGCGTTACGGCGTGTACCAGTCGCTGCACACCACGGTGGTCGGACCCGAGGGCAAACCGCTCGAGGTGCAGATCCGCACCCACGACATGCACCGGACCGCCGAGTTCGGTATCGCCGCGCACTGGCGGTACAAGGAGAGCAAGGGCAGGCACTCCGGTGACGTTGCCGAGGTCGACGACATGGCGTGGATGCGTCAGCTCCTCGACTGGCAGCGTGAGGCCGCCGACCCGGGGGAGTTCCTCGAGTCGCTCCGCTACGACCTCGCGGTCAAGGAGATCTTCGTCTTCACACCCAAGGGCGACGTGGTGACGCTGCCCGCCGGGTCGACACCCGTCGACTTCGCGTACGCCGTGCACACGGAGGTCGGGCACCGATGTATCGGCGCCCGGGTCAACGGCAGGCTGGTGGCGCTCGAACGCAAGCTCGAGAACGGCGAGGTGGTGGAGGTCTTCACCTCCAAGGCCGTCAACGCAGGCCCGAGCCGCGACTGGCAGACGTTCGTCGTCTCCCCACGCGCCAAGACGAAGATCCGGCAATGGTTCGCCAAGGAACGCCGTGAGGAGGCGCTCGAGGCGGGCAAGGACGCCATCGCGAAGGAGGTGCGGCGGGTCGGGCTGCCGCTGCAGCGCCTGATGAACGCCGAATCGATGGCGTCCATCGCGCACGAACTGCACTACACCGACGTGTCGATGCTGTACACGGCTGTCGGTGAGAGCCACGTGTCGGCGCAGCACGTCGTCCAGCGTCTGGTGGCCCACCTGGGCGGCGTCGGCGACGTCGAGGAGGAGCTGGCCGAGCGGTCGACTCCGTCCACGATGCCGATGCGGCCGCGGAGCACCGGCGACGCGGGTGTGCTGGTTCCCGGCGCGGAGGGCACGGTCGCCAAGCTGGCCAAGTGCTGCACACCCGTTCCCGGCGACGAGATCATGGGCTTCGTGACCCGGGGCGGCGCGGTCAGCGTGCACCGCACCGACTGCACCAACGCGGGCTCCCTGCAGGAGCAGTCCGAGCGCATCATCGCGGTCAAGTGGGCGCCGTCGCCGTCGTCGGTGTTCCTGGTGGCCATCCAGATCGAGGCGCTCGATCGGCACCGGCTGCTGTCGGACGTGACGAAGGCGCTCGCCGACGAGAAGGTCAACATCCTGTCGGCGTCCGTGACGACGTCCGGCGACCGGGTGGCGATCAGCAAGTTCACGTTCGAGATGGGCGACCCGAAGCATCTCGGGCACGTGCTGAACGTGGTCCGCAACGTCGAGGGCGTGTACGACGTGTACCGGGTGACGTCCGCCGCGTAG